GGCAACGCTTGGTAATAGAGGCTTGCTCGTACGCGGATTTCGTCTCGATCAACGTTTGCCGGTAGTGCAATTTGGTAGTGCACGATGTCATGTCCATTGCCGTCGGTGAAGTCACTGTCCTGCATTGCGATCGGTCCCGGTAGGGTCGCCTTTAGATAGGGACCATCCAATCCGCCGCCGGGACCTTTGGCGGACCATCCTTTGGGTAGCAAGCGATTGTCTTTCACGCTCTCGCAGCCGCGAACAAAGCTGGTCGTGAAGCGTCCAAAATTGTCTTTCAGCAAAGTCTCATAAATTTGAACCTGATTCTGGGAAGTAATTACTTCATGATGCGGCTGATGCGACTCGTCCGGGACGTCACCAGCGAAGAATTCGGTTTCCAGTGGCTGACCGTCATCGCCTAGGATGACACCCAGTTCGTTGGTTTTTCCAGACGACCAAACGATCGATTCGTTACCTTGTTCGTCTGTTGTAAAGACCGTCATTTCGATGAACGCGCGACGAAATCCGACGCCGGTGGGAAATCGATGCCCCGCGAGATTGGTGACGGTGACCTTCGCGTCCAGTGTGTTGGAGGTGGTTGTCGATTCAGGCACAATGTCTAGCTTGATCGAAGCGGTCTCGTGTCGCGCGGTTCGCACCATGCCGGCAATCGCCTGCTCGGCGCCACGCGTTGAACCTGTCATCAGATCCTGTTGTTTGACACCAACTTGCTGATCGAATTGTTTGGTCAACTCCAGCAGCCAGACGTTCAACCCCGCGAAACCGTGACGCCGATATTCGTCGCGGATGGGAATGTCGAGTTGTTTGTGTTCGGCTAAGTTTTCTGCGTCGGGGTATGTTGTATCTTGAATGGCAGCGATTCGCGTGCGTACTGGTTCTTCGGCCCCATTGTTCTCGTCGGCAAACACCTTGCTCGGCATATGACAATCCTGGCACGATCGACCATGAACGGCATCGGGATCGGTTTCGTTATTGAATTGGCTGTTGAGCCATTCCAAGTAAGTTGCCTGTTCAATGTGATGGTGAAATCGCTTGAATTCCGGAACGGATTCGGCGTCGGTTAAAGGATCAACTAGTGGTCCAGAATCATCATCGCCCAGCGGCCGATCAATGGTTGGCAGCGAAACCGTGTGGCAGGTTCCGCAAAGTTGCGATTTTTTCAGGTAGTCGCTGTGGACTGGTTTCCACCCGGTCGCATGATGCATTGCGTAGCCGGCTACCTCGTTGTCTTTGTAGGGACCGTAGAGTTCACCGGGCGGACCAAGATGCAGATTTCCGGTGGTCGAAGTTTCTAGGAAATATTGCAGATAGGGGCGTTGATCATCTTCGGGTTGGGCCGGTGGTTTGATGCGATGGCAAACCATGCAACTAACACCATCACGGGCGAGCGCCCCGATTTCGGAATCACCGTGCACATCGGCCATCGAAATTTTTTCGACGTCACCGTGTTGCGATCGGCGTTGATGATAGCCCATTGGGCCATGACAACGAAAACAGGTATCGATTAGCGTTTCCGAAATTTGCCGAGACTCGTCGCCTTCCCCAAATTGTTGCCGAATCAAGGAGATTTCACTTTCTAATTGAGCGTAGAAAATAGGATCGCGGCCTGCCAAACCCATCGGCGTCCACCGCCATTCACCGTAGGGCGAAACGTTCACTCCATCGCCCCCGTATTCGTTCGTCGCTGAATCCATGTGCACATATCCGACGGGACCCAGCGGACCGGTTAGTCCAGCGTGACAATTCATGCATTGATTGGACGTAAAGAACTGTTTCGCTTGGTAACGACTGCTGGGGACCGAGTCATGGCTCGAGCGTGGCAGGCAGTCGATTGATTGAAGCGGTATCGATTTGATCGAGTCGTACAGCGCCGTAAATGCCTGATCTGCCGTAGCCTTGGCCACCTTCGATGTCTCGGTTGCATCCGTATCGCCCCCACTGGCTTCGTCATCGGCTTCCTGATCTGCTGCAGCTTGCCACGAATCGTCGACTCGAAAAAGGATCGGTTGGCCAGGGAACCCTTCGATGTTTCGTAGCGATGCAAAGGTGAACTCGTTTGCCATGTCCGCCGGTGATTCGACGCCGGGTGACTGGGCCGATGCATGACAGCGTACGCAGTAAAGACCGAACCCCGAATAGGGTTGCTCGTTTTTCGCGTGATAGTCAAACGGTTCTGCATCCGCCGATGGATTGCTCCAGAACCAACCATCATGCGAGCCGGTGGAATCCTTGATCATCACCGTCCATGATTCCAATGAGTCGCGCAGTTCGGCTTCGGATTTATCGCGATGCAGGATTGCTGGCGGAGCGTATTGTTCTTTGATGATCATTTCCCCATCGGCGATCGGGCCGACGCGTCCTTCGGCAAGCCAACGGGTGATCCCCGGCGAATAGAAGACTCGCACCGCAGGATGAGTTCCGTAGTAGGTTCCGTCGATGTAGGGACCTGTATCGCGAACCGTTTTGTCCTTTCGCCATCCCAGTTCAACGTACTGACGCTCGCTCAAAAACTTGAATAGTTGCTTCTCGTAGTCAAAAACCGCCATGGTGCTCGGCAGCGGCAGCTGATGTTGACGGCCGAAATCAGAGTTGGAGGGATTGATCGAGGAGACGGCCACCACCGGACGGACGGCAAGGTTTTGACGCTCGGCCGATTGCTGCATCGAATCCCGGTCGCGGCAACCGAGAATCGAGAGGCAAATCATGGTGTAGATGCTGCCCGTCAAAACGGAACGGAGTCGCAAGTAAGAGAAGTCCATCAATGTAAAGGTAGTCCGATTAGGCGTAGTTGGGGCACAAAGGTGATTGGGGACTATGGCACGAGATTAGCAAACTGCGTGCCTGATATTGACGTCGGACGCGAAACGGACCGAGTCGCAAACGAGACGAATTCGCGACTCGATACGCAACGCTGAGTTGGCAGTAGACGCCGTAACGCTGGTTCGTTTCGGTGCAACGTGGCCATTATCCGACCAATGGTTCGCGAGATCGCGAAAGCCGAACAGTATTTTGATCGCTGGCAATTGGAAGAACAGAAATCACATCTTGAGCTATTACGTCCCCATTTCCATTGACCCTTTTTGTCGAGCCTTAACCCCACGATGACAGCTGATCATTGCATCCATGTCGCGAATCTTTTCTACCTCGGCTCGTACCTCTGCAAAGACATTTTGTGGCTACGTGTTCTGACGTGTGCGGGATTAATTTTTGGCATCATCTTTTTCTGTTGCCAAGCCGATGCGATGTTCGCGCCTGCATCGTGGATGTCGCTATTTTTAGTCGTCAACGTCGTTCAGATCGTCCGCACGCTACGGGATCGCTACGACACTCGGTTGAGCCCGTCACAACAGGAAATAGGGGACGTGTTACTCAAACGGCTCACCCGCGAGGACATGCTAAACGTGTTGACGAAGTCGATGTGTCAGAGCAATCGGAGATCACAATTGCTGGAGCAGATCCATGCGATTCGGCTGAGCCGGGAGGAGCGAATTGTGCGAGACACCGCCTTTGATCGGTTGTCCGATCAAGAGTTGGTGAATTTAATCGTTCGGCGATTCTGGCCTTCGATTCGCCGACGACGCACCGGTTGGTTTGGTGCGAGACGCAAGCGTTCGCAACCTGCACGGGCTTGAGTGACGAGGCCGTTGGCAGATTGATTTGATGTGGAATGTCTTTTCTTGTTGCACTCATTTTAGGTGGACAAGTTTCAACACGTGCTCGCCGCCACACAACTCGCGTCGCGGTTCCTCGTTCGGAATTGCCGACCATCCCATTTGGAGAGCGAACGAAGTCGATATCTCATTGCGAAGCGTTCCCGTGAGCCGGCTTGGCGCTGATTTTGCTGAGTTTCTGGTTGATCGATTTCGATCGTCCAGAACCCGAGGAAAGCACGACTTGATTGCTGCAATCCCGTTCTTAACCTTTCCCCCGAATTTAAAAGTGAGAGTAACGATGCGATCGACAATTCCTATGCTTGCAACACTGCTTCTGTTGGTAATGCCAACTCTCGGACAAGCGGCCGACCCGACGGGGGAGCCCAATTTCAAGTACCCGGTGATCAAAGATCACGGCGGGATCGTCACCCTTTCGGACGCTGCCCACCAACCCAAAGCGAATTCGAAGGTGCTGTTGGATATTACGTCGGATGCAAAATCTGGCTCTGTGATCAAAGGCTTTGATCGTGCCGCGCTGATCCTAAATCAGTACTCCGAAGCCGGAGCGGGAATGGACAACGGATTTAAGATGGCGATCATCCTGCACGGCCCTGCCACCAAAGCTGCGCTATCGGACACAGGTTATGGAAAGCACACCGATCCCTACCTGAATGCCAAAGGAAAGAACAAAAATCCAAACCTCGAACTGATCGGCAAGCTGAAGGAAGCGGGGGTGAAGATTTACGTCTGCGGCCAAGCTCTCGCTCATCATGGGTTTGCCACTAGTGATGTTGCGTCGGATGTAGAAGTCGCTGTTTCGGCAGCCACCGTCAACATCAACAGCCAAATGGATGGGTATGCTTATCTCCCTTTCCACTAAGCCCTCAGGATGATTCGCCGCCAACCATGATCACGCTCCTCCACACGAACGACGTGCATGGTCACCTGAGGGCGTGGCGTGGATGGGAGGGAGAGCTTCAGGATCAGCAGCTAGGTGGAGCTGCTCGTTTGGCATCGGCCATCGCTGCCGTCCGCGCCGAATCGCCGAACCTGTTGTTGATGGACGCGGGTGACCTGATCGGTGATACGATGATCGCGCAATTGACGCACGGTCAAGCGTTGACACAAGTATTCGATGCGCTGCAGTACGATGCGGTGGTGATCGGCAATCACGAACCAGACTTTGGTGGTGCCACGCTGATGCAGCGGATTGAATCTGCGGGGTTTGCCACGCTTGCTGCTAATGTACGGCGAAAGGACAACGGCGAATTGCTGACGCGCCCCTACATGATCAAGGACTACGATGGCGTGAAGGTCGGCGTGTTTGGACTTGCCTACCCCAAAACCCCGTGGACCACGGCACCAAAAAACGTTCAAGATATGACGTTTGATCCTGAGGTGGACGTCGCCAGAAAGTTCGTCAACGAGCTTCGCAACCAGGGCGTCGATTTGGTCATCGCGTTGACTCATCTCGGACTCGGCGCCGACATCCAGCTTGCCAAGCAGGTGCGAGGAATTGACGTGATTGTCGGTGGACACAGTCATAACCGGATGCACGAAGCACGGCGGGTTGGTCAGACGTTGATCGTTCAAGCCGGAGCACACGGCTCGGATTTGGGGCGGTTGGACTTGTTCATCGAGGATGGACGCATCGTCAAGCATCGACGCGTCTTGTATCCGCTGCTGGCAAGCGAATTCAATCCGGATCCGGCAATCCACAAGCTTGTCGAACAAATCATTGCTCCCCATCGCGATCGCATGGACGAGCCGATTGGCGAAGCTGCCTCATGGTTGATTCGTGCCCAGACGCTGGCAGGCCAACAGCCGAGGAAACGTGACGCGCAGTCGCCCGTCGACAGCCTGTTTGCGGACATCCTTCGCGAAACGACCAGTAGTGACGTGGCTTTGCTGCCCGGTGTGGGTTATGGGGTGGCCATTCCGCCGGGGCCGATCACCGCGGCCCAGCTTCGGCAGCTCGTTCCCCACGAAGGCAAGGTCGTCACGATGCAGCTTTCCGGAAGCGAATTGCGCGAGATTCTCGAGCAGGCGGTCG
Above is a window of Novipirellula caenicola DNA encoding:
- a CDS encoding DsrE family protein codes for the protein MIAAIPFLTFPPNLKVRVTMRSTIPMLATLLLLVMPTLGQAADPTGEPNFKYPVIKDHGGIVTLSDAAHQPKANSKVLLDITSDAKSGSVIKGFDRAALILNQYSEAGAGMDNGFKMAIILHGPATKAALSDTGYGKHTDPYLNAKGKNKNPNLELIGKLKEAGVKIYVCGQALAHHGFATSDVASDVEVAVSAATVNINSQMDGYAYLPFH
- a CDS encoding bifunctional UDP-sugar hydrolase/5'-nucleotidase; the protein is MITLLHTNDVHGHLRAWRGWEGELQDQQLGGAARLASAIAAVRAESPNLLLMDAGDLIGDTMIAQLTHGQALTQVFDALQYDAVVIGNHEPDFGGATLMQRIESAGFATLAANVRRKDNGELLTRPYMIKDYDGVKVGVFGLAYPKTPWTTAPKNVQDMTFDPEVDVARKFVNELRNQGVDLVIALTHLGLGADIQLAKQVRGIDVIVGGHSHNRMHEARRVGQTLIVQAGAHGSDLGRLDLFIEDGRIVKHRRVLYPLLASEFNPDPAIHKLVEQIIAPHRDRMDEPIGEAASWLIRAQTLAGQQPRKRDAQSPVDSLFADILRETTSSDVALLPGVGYGVAIPPGPITAAQLRQLVPHEGKVVTMQLSGSELREILEQAVENVFTKDLDKKVGGMIQVSGMRFRYDRDKPLGERVEDIHMEPRQWSPERKYRVATNSMLAAGGHHQQTFTRGRELQEHGSQYEMIKTYFQKQTNVSAPHDVRIRKVDKTDSPDSLLQSQPSR